AAGACGCGCCGAAGCTTTAGGTTTGTATGAAATTTTGAGCAAACAAGCCGAGGGGTTTGCCAAAATAATTGAAGCAGCAGGAAACAATTCACAGGATGCCGTGCTGATGATGATTACCGACAAACTGCCCGAACTGGTCAAAACTCAGGTGGAGGCCATTAAAAACATTAAGATAGACAAAGTTACCGTTTGGGATAACGGCGGCGGAGAATCTGACGGCAATGCGACTTCCAAATTTGTGTCGGGACTTTATAAATCCATCCCCCCTTTACAAGATTTGTTCAAAATGGCCGGCATGAACCTGCCTACTTATCTCGGTGAAAGTGCGGAAACCGGCAAAAAGGAAACGGAAAAGTAAGCCATCGTCTTTTCAGTTTTAACAAGAGTTGTAGTTTCTACTGTTATTGTCAAACATAAAACACAGCACTGCCCGATGTTGGTCAATGCTGTGTTTTTACTTTGCAGTCAGTTATTTAACCAGCTTCAACATTTAAGGAAGGGCTAACAGATTTTGACAAAGTACGGCAACATTGGGAATATTGCTGTTAACAGAAGCATTGCTCTCCCCCCTCCTGTAATCCCTAAACTTAAACCTTAATACCTAAACTCACCTCAAAGGATGTATATTTGTGCTTTCATATTTAGCAGACAGTAACTGTGTTCGCCATTGGTGTGTTAAACTGTTAAGTCTGAAACTGATGCTTTTAACCTGAAGCCCCTGTTACCAACTGCCCCTAAAAAAGACTCCATGACTGCCACAAAACGCTACTTAGTTACTGCTGCCCTGCCCTATGCCAACGGGCCTCTTCATATCGGACATCTTACAGGTGCCTATATTCCTGCCGATATTTATGTTCGATACCTCCGGCTGACCGGTGAAGATATTGTGTTTGTTTGCGGCTCGGACGAGCATGGCGCAGCAATTACCATCCGCGCCAAACAGGAAGGAATTACCCCGCGCCAGATTATTGACAAATATCACGAAATCAACAAAAAGGCTTTTGAGCAAATCGGCATCTCTTTTGACATTTACCACCGCACCTCCGACCCGCTGCATCACCAAACCTCGCAGGCAGTTTTTAAACAACTGTTCGACCAGGGGGTGTTTACCGAAGTCAGTGCCGAACAATATTTCGACGAAGAATTTCAGCAGTTTTTAGCCGACCGTTATATCGTTGGAACTTGTCCTAAATGCTATAACCCCAATGCCTATGGCGACCAATGCGAAAAATGCGGCAGCAGCCTCAGCCCTACCGAGCTGATTGAACCCCGTTCGACCCTTAGCGGCAAACCTCCGGTTCTGAAACCAACCACTCATTGGAACCTGCCCATGAACCGGTATGAAACCTGGGTAAAAAACTGGATCGAAGACATCCAACTTAAAGAACCCTGGAAAAAACACGTTATAGGCCAATGCCGCTCATGGATTGAGCAAGGACTTCAGGAGCGCGCCATGACCCGCGATCTGGATTGGGGTGTGCCTGTTCCTCTGCCGGATGCAGACGGCAAGGTGCTGTATGTTTGGTTAGATGCCCCTATCGGTTATATTTCTGCCACCAAAGCCCTGTTGCCCGAAAAGTGGCAAACTTACTGGCAGGACGACCAAACCAAATTAGTCCATTTTATCGGGAAAGATAATATTGTGTTTCACTGCATCATCTTTCCGATTATTTTACATGCCTTAGGCAATTATACCCTTCCTCTGAACATACCGGCCAATCAGTTTATGAATCTGGAAGGTGAAAAAATGTCCACCTCGCGCAACTATGCCGTTTGGCTTCACGAATATCTCCACGATTTTCCGGATAAGGAAGATGTGCTGCGTTTTGTGCTGACCGCCAACATGCCCGAGCAAAAAGACAGCGATTTTAGCTGGTCAGATTTTCAGGCAAGAAATAACAATGAACTGGTAGCAATACTCGGAAATTTAGTCAACCGTGTTCTGGTACTGATTCATAAATATTACAACGGTATTTTACCCCAGATTTCTCAGGAAGCCAAACAGGCCATACATGCTCAGTCCGCAGAGGTGTATCAGGTTTTGCAACATGCCCCCGGACAACTGCACACCTATATTCACCAATATGAGTTCCGCAACGCCCTCAACGTGGTGTTGGATATGGCCCGCACCGGAAACAAGTTTTTAACCGACACCGAACCCTGGAAACTATACAAAATACATCCTGAACAAACGGCTGCCGTTTTGGAAACCTGCCTGACTTTAATTGCCTGGCTGGGAGTGTTTTGCGAGCCATTTTTACCATTTACCGCCGCCAAAATCTGCCGCCTGATAAACCTGAATGAGGCAGACAAACAGGCTGTTTTGCAGGGCACTTACCGCGTGTCGGCCGGAAAAACAGTAAACCCGCCCGAACTGTTGTTTGAAAAAATAGAAGATGCCGCCATTCAAACCCAGACAGACCGGTTAGCCCGTGCTAAGAACGGGGTTCAACAAGGTTCCGGCACAGAGCATCAGGAAACAACCACTGCCGGAGAAACAGAAACGGGAAATGTGGTGCCTTTGAAAGACCTGATTCAATACGATGACTTTGCCAGATTAGATTTTCGAATTGCGACGGTGAAGTCTGCAGAAAAAGTGCCCAAAGCCGATAAACTGCTGAAACTAACCCTCGACCTCGGATTTGAAGAGCGAACAGTAGTATCAGGAATTGCCGAACATTATCAACCTGATGAAGTAGTAGGGCGGCAAATTCTCTTATTGGCAAACCTCGCCCCCCGAAAACTGCGCGGAATTGAAAGCAACGGCATGATTTTGATGGCTGATAGTGGGGGAAAACTGATTTTTGTTTCACCGGCGGAAACTGCCATAAACGGAAGTACGGTAAATTAGCAAAACGTTATTGGGGTGGATTGGTAAATAAATGTGTATAACCATAAAGTGAAAGTAGGCGATTAGTCATTGAAAACTAATTCCAAAAATCAGGTAAATGATTACCAACCTGTATCAGACACCATGAGCGACAACCGGCAACATCATATATTGGACACCCCAATTGAGTACCTGAAAGGCGTTGGCCCTAAACGGGGAGATGTGTTGCGCAAAGAGGCGGAAATATTTACCTTTGGCGACCTGCTGGAATATTATCCCTTCCGCTATATTGACAAAACCGAGCTACATACCATAGCCAATATCACCCCCGAACAAACCACCGTTCAGTTGAGAGGGGTACTGACCAACCTTCAAACTACCGGCGACCAACGTGCCAAGCGACTAACCGCCTTGTTTAATGACGGAACCGGCAGCATCGAACTGGTATGGTTTCAAAACGTCTCTTACCAACGCGCTGCTCTAAAAGAAGAGAAAGCCTATTTGGTTTTTGGAAAACCTGTGTTTAAGTATGGCAGAATCAGCATCGTGCATCCTGAAATGCAGGCTGCTGATGAAGAGGCAGACTTTGACAGCCGCCTGGAACCGGTGTATAACAGTTCCGAAAAAATGAAAAAAAACGGACTGACCAGCCGGGGGATTTATAAACTAATGCAGGTGCTGTTTGAAAAACTCCACCTTTTCGATGTGCCCGAAATTTTACCGCCTTTTATCCTTGATCAATACCGGCTCGCCGGCCGATTCGATGCGCTGAAAAACATACATCTGCCATCTGAAACCAATCAGGTTGCTCAGGCGCGCCTCCGTTTGATTTTCGACGAGTTCTTTTTTATTCAATCAAGGCTGCTTCAGCGTAAAAACAACCGCAAAACAGTGTCCCAGGGGTTTGTTTTTTCCGAAATCGGGCATTATTTCAACACATTTTACCACCAATACCTGCCCTTTGAATTAACCGGCGCTCAAAAACGGGTGGTCAAGGAAATCCGGAAAGACACCCTTACCGGTCATCAGATGAACCGGTTGGTACAGGGAGATGTGGGCAGCGGTAAAACGGTGGTAGCTCTTCTGACCGCTTTAATTGCCATGGACAACGGGTTTCAGGCCTGCATGATGGCCCCCACCGAAATTTTGGCACAGCAGCACTTTAACAACATGACCGCTTTGTTAAAAGACACAGACGTTAACATTGAATTGCTGACCGGCTCGGTAAAAGGGAAACAACGCCGCACCCTGCTCGAAAACCTTGAACTTGGGAGGATACATATTCTAATCGGTACTCATGCCCTGATTGAAAACACCGTAGTTTTTCAAAATCTCGGTTTGGTCATCATTGACGAACAACACCGGTTTGGAGTCGCTCAGCGAGCAAGCCTTTGGGAAAAAGCACAAGACAAATATCCGCATATCTTGGTCATGACCGCTACCCCGATTCCCCGAACACTGGCAATGACCGTTTATGGCGACCTCGATGTTTCCGTCATAGACGAACTGCCGCCCGGCCGCAAACCCATCATTACCCGTCATGCCACAGACAAACACCGGCTGGAAATCTTTGAGTTTATGCGCAAACAAATTGCCGAAGGAAGGCAGGTGTATGTTGTCTATCCCCTCATTCACGAATCGGAAGCCCTCGATTACAAAGACCTTATGGACGGATATGAAAGCATCAGCCGCGCTTTCCCGATGCCGGACTATCAACTGAGCATTGTTCACGGAAAAATGAGTGCGCAAGACAAAGAATACGAGATGCAGCGCTTCAAACAGGGAATTACCCATATCATGGTTGCCACCACTGTTATCGAAGTCGGGGTTGATATTCCCAATGCCTCGGTCATGATCATCGAAAGTGCCGAAAGATTCGGGCTTTCTCAGCTCCACCAGTTGCGCGGACGGGTAGGAAGGGGCGGAAGCCAATCTTATTGCATTTTGGTAACCGGACATAAAATGACCAAGGAAGGTAAAGTGCGTATGAATACCATGGTCGAAACATCGGACGGGTTTAAAATTGCTGAAGTGGATTTAAAACTTCGCGGCCCCGGCGACATAGAAGGTACTCAGCAAAGCGGTATTCTCAATCTGAAATTAGCCGATATTGTTCGTGACTCTAAAATTCTTCAGGCTGCAAGAGATGCTGCCACACAACTCATTCAAAAAGACCCCAACCTGAACTTCCCGGAACACAGACCTCTAAAACAGTATTTAGAAGCGCAAAGCAAAAATACACGAAGCCGGTGGAGTAAAATTTCTTAAAAAGTACCGGTTTGAATGACAGGGTAACCAAATTCCTCAGTACCTGATTTTCCTTTGTTTAAGCGTGTTTGGCGGGTACGGGAATCCTGAACCGGCATATACGTAACCAGCATCCTTTCTTATCTAACCACCTTGTCAACAATGGGTTGGAAAGAATTTTCAGAATGTTATAAGTCTATGTCAAAGTGCCAAGACAGTTCAAGCACTTTCAGCAGACCTTTGCCGTCATTCATTTTATTTTTGACATAGCCATTAAAAACTGAAAATCCGTATTAGCTGCATTCAGTAGGGTGGTCAATTTCCAACAACATTATTTCCGAGCTTTATTATTATTATTAATTGGTACTATAAGAATTTCTAAAATTTTCATATTAAAAAAGTGCCTATAATTAAAGCAATTATTCAAAATTTATCAAGTAAGGTTTCTACAACGGAAGGTAGGAGTCTGAATGAAAGCTTGTGTTGCCTAAACTTTTTTGCATTACTCACCTCTGTAAAATGCTTAATGGCTTTTTCCTCAATTTCTGTTTCTAACATGATCAGTTTTTCTTTCCAGGTAGGTTTCCATTCATCATACCAATGCTTCAAACCCAAATCTAACAGACTGATGCGAATAATGTAGTAATGGATATTGGGGTTATTATTAATGTAGTTGAGTTGAGACGTTTTTACATAAAACGGAACGGTATCTGCTCCTTCTTTTATAGATTTAATAGTGGTTTTAACATCAAAATAGAATGTTCGCTCAGTATAGTCGAATAAAATATCATATTCAGGAGTACTTTTTGCTGTATATTCTACCTTAGCCCCTGGATATTGATTTTTTAAATAGGTATATACCAACATTTCTCCAATATACCCAATTAAACCATTAGGGGTTGAACGGTCTTCTTTTTCTAAGTATTTCATGATTTCATCCAGGTTTTCATATATTTTTTTCAGCATTTCATCGGATTTGATATTTTCCAATAAGCTTTGTGCAGTTTTTTTATCCATGTTTGGTGGAACATCAATATCTCCTTTTCCTATATTGGTGCCAATACCTATACTAGGTATAGTAGAAGTTTCACCGCTACCTGTAACAATAACAGGATTAGGGGAGTTAGTTTCATCTTGGGGTTTGTAAAACCTGCGTACTAATTTAACCAATACATTTCCATCATTGGGGAATAAATCGGTTTCTTTGTCCATTAAAAATTTCACAACATCTTCTTGATGTGGATAGATATAAATATTGTACAGGTCTTTACCGTTTAATCGTTGGGCATTCCCTTTGTTGTGTACCTGCTCGTATAAAATGGAACTGCCAGCTTGCAAGATGTAGGTAAATGGTATTTCGTTGGTGCTAATGTATATATGGTAGTCTTTGGCATCTTCTTCTTTCCACTTTTGGTAATGGTGGTTTTCCCACTCATTTTTTTCTGCTTCCTTTTCGGCAAAACTGGTGTTTAGAGTAAGCTTAGTGCCTAAATGGACTTTTATGTTGTTGGTATAACTGTAGTAGGTGGCATCAATTATAGCATATTGCTTTCGGGCCTTGTCAAGGGCTTCTATCCATATCTTTTCGGGGTGGTCAACAAGTTTTTCGTCTATATAAGCAGGGTTTTTGCTTGTATTTCGGAGGTAGATTGTAAGTATTGAAAGACTATCTGGCTTATCGAGATACATAGCCAATTGGTAATCATTTCCCTTCCTTGTAATATAGTCGGCAAGAAGTTTTTGTAGGGTGTAATAACGATAGCTGTTTCGCTCTATGTTGTTGTGCCAATCTTGTCGGCTTGACCAAAGCAGGGTATTATCGGCAAAATAGGAGATTGCTTTAAGTTGATTTAAATGAGTTTCATCAGTGTGGTCATTATCGCGCAAATGTCGGCGTATGGTTAGTATAACAGATGAAGCAGTATGCAAACCTGCTTGTATTAAAAAGTTGCTTTTATCGTCAATTTTTCCTTCTTTAAGCCATGTTCTTATATTATCAGGTACTTTTTCGATTTCTAACAATAGTGCTGTATCTGGAGTTTCAATGCAAAGGCGGGGATTGAACCATGTATTAGGCAATGGATAATCTGGATAAAATGACAGTTTTTTCTCAAAAACATTGCTCAATACCATTATTTCATTGAGATGAGAAAATTTTTCGATGGAGGGTTTATATGCATCTTGGCTTAGCTGTCCACTTAAGCTCTGTGTGTAAGCCCAAATAAAACAAACTTGTTCGCTGTTTGTATAGGTTATAACAGTTTTAAGTTGGTTAGCTATTTGGTTTATCGGAAATTTTCTGGTTTCGAATAGCTTATTGTAACGATCGTAGCCTACTCCAGCAGTACTCAACATTTTTTTAACTTTTTCCACAGTTTCACCCTCCTCCTGATATTCCGGCAACAAAAGCGAAAGTTTAAACTGTGCGCTTTGTCCTTGAGCATGTTCTACGTACACATTGTTATTATAGATATAGTGCGATAAGGGTTTCCCATCAATACGTATTTTTTCTCTGAACTGCTCTACCCAATTATCCTGCGAGAAATGGGAAATAACTTTTGCAGTGAGTACAGGTATGGTGGTTTGGGATGAGGATATTTCTATGTTTTCTAACCTGCTCAGGTATAATTCCTGAATATCATGGCTCCTTTTTATAATTACTTCAATAAAATCATGAGGCGCTCCATAAGTATTGATTAGGTCTCTGGCAAAATTGTCATCTTCACGAAGCAGTTGGTCATCGTGCTCATAAATTGGAAGTAATTCTTTTGGCAACAGGTAGTATTTGGGAGTAATGTTTCCACCTAATTGTTTGTGGAGATAGCTGTTCAACGGCTGATTTTGTGAGTGGTATTGTTTGTTTTTTCCTCGCGAGCTGATGGTATATTCTTCATCGGGATTGGGCTGTAAAATGAAAGCACTTAGGAAGCTACTGCCAGATTGGATTTTGTCCAATATCTTGAGTTGAGTGAGTGAAACAGTAAAACTGTTTACCGTCCAATGGTCAATTATGTCAGCATTTTTTATGTGTAGCAATTCGGCAAACCCGATGCCGGCAAGCAGGGTTATATCAGTAAATTGGCAAACCTGTAAATCGGTACAGATCTGAATAAAATCGCTCAAATCAGCAAATTCAGATTCTGTAAGCCGAGACATTAACGGATTAAAATATACCTCCCCCATCGGATGGATTTGCCTGTCTTGGCAACGAATCCATGAGTAATCATTGGGTATAGAGGTTTCATTGGCATTTCGTGCTTTTGCAGTTTGATGCAGTTTGTTCAAATCGGTTATAACTTTTT
This is a stretch of genomic DNA from Sphingobacteriales bacterium. It encodes these proteins:
- the recG gene encoding ATP-dependent DNA helicase RecG, whose protein sequence is MSDNRQHHILDTPIEYLKGVGPKRGDVLRKEAEIFTFGDLLEYYPFRYIDKTELHTIANITPEQTTVQLRGVLTNLQTTGDQRAKRLTALFNDGTGSIELVWFQNVSYQRAALKEEKAYLVFGKPVFKYGRISIVHPEMQAADEEADFDSRLEPVYNSSEKMKKNGLTSRGIYKLMQVLFEKLHLFDVPEILPPFILDQYRLAGRFDALKNIHLPSETNQVAQARLRLIFDEFFFIQSRLLQRKNNRKTVSQGFVFSEIGHYFNTFYHQYLPFELTGAQKRVVKEIRKDTLTGHQMNRLVQGDVGSGKTVVALLTALIAMDNGFQACMMAPTEILAQQHFNNMTALLKDTDVNIELLTGSVKGKQRRTLLENLELGRIHILIGTHALIENTVVFQNLGLVIIDEQHRFGVAQRASLWEKAQDKYPHILVMTATPIPRTLAMTVYGDLDVSVIDELPPGRKPIITRHATDKHRLEIFEFMRKQIAEGRQVYVVYPLIHESEALDYKDLMDGYESISRAFPMPDYQLSIVHGKMSAQDKEYEMQRFKQGITHIMVATTVIEVGVDIPNASVMIIESAERFGLSQLHQLRGRVGRGGSQSYCILVTGHKMTKEGKVRMNTMVETSDGFKIAEVDLKLRGPGDIEGTQQSGILNLKLADIVRDSKILQAARDAATQLIQKDPNLNFPEHRPLKQYLEAQSKNTRSRWSKIS
- the metG gene encoding methionine--tRNA ligase, coding for MTATKRYLVTAALPYANGPLHIGHLTGAYIPADIYVRYLRLTGEDIVFVCGSDEHGAAITIRAKQEGITPRQIIDKYHEINKKAFEQIGISFDIYHRTSDPLHHQTSQAVFKQLFDQGVFTEVSAEQYFDEEFQQFLADRYIVGTCPKCYNPNAYGDQCEKCGSSLSPTELIEPRSTLSGKPPVLKPTTHWNLPMNRYETWVKNWIEDIQLKEPWKKHVIGQCRSWIEQGLQERAMTRDLDWGVPVPLPDADGKVLYVWLDAPIGYISATKALLPEKWQTYWQDDQTKLVHFIGKDNIVFHCIIFPIILHALGNYTLPLNIPANQFMNLEGEKMSTSRNYAVWLHEYLHDFPDKEDVLRFVLTANMPEQKDSDFSWSDFQARNNNELVAILGNLVNRVLVLIHKYYNGILPQISQEAKQAIHAQSAEVYQVLQHAPGQLHTYIHQYEFRNALNVVLDMARTGNKFLTDTEPWKLYKIHPEQTAAVLETCLTLIAWLGVFCEPFLPFTAAKICRLINLNEADKQAVLQGTYRVSAGKTVNPPELLFEKIEDAAIQTQTDRLARAKNGVQQGSGTEHQETTTAGETETGNVVPLKDLIQYDDFARLDFRIATVKSAEKVPKADKLLKLTLDLGFEERTVVSGIAEHYQPDEVVGRQILLLANLAPRKLRGIESNGMILMADSGGKLIFVSPAETAINGSTVN